One genomic window of Polyangium aurulentum includes the following:
- a CDS encoding carotenoid oxygenase family protein: MTSKYLQGNWGPVHDELDASDLKVTGELPRDLAGTFLRIGPNAQFPPLGRYHYFDGDGMVHAVRIADGRASYKNRWVRTKGFELEREAGRALWTGFAEPPNLENPPHGMLYKNVANTAFAEHGRRLYATWEGGSPHEIRLPDLATVGADHFDGRLDGPFTAHPKVDLVTGEMMFFGYRLWTPMIKYGVVAPSGKIDHYVDIPLEVPVMMHDFAVTEHYTIILDLPLTFRMERIEQGRPPLAFERERPARFGILPRRGDASSIRWFELPSCFIFHVFNAYEEGSSVVLVASRSSGADVMGGAEPGTFEDEGARTTRFTFDLETGKAREERLDDAPADFPRIDDRYAGRKTRHGHAVRFLADARLPYADAVIRYDFDRNRSETHVFGPNRFGGEMVFAPRVGATAEDDGYLLGFVHDEGTGQSELLVLDAREVSRGPIARVAMPRRVPYGFHSHWSAATG; the protein is encoded by the coding sequence ATGACGAGCAAATATCTGCAGGGTAACTGGGGCCCGGTACACGACGAGCTGGACGCCTCCGATTTGAAGGTCACCGGCGAGCTGCCGCGCGACCTCGCGGGCACGTTCCTGCGCATCGGGCCGAACGCGCAGTTTCCGCCGCTCGGGCGCTACCATTACTTCGACGGCGACGGCATGGTGCACGCGGTGCGCATCGCGGATGGCCGCGCGTCGTACAAGAATCGATGGGTCCGCACGAAGGGATTCGAGCTCGAGCGCGAGGCGGGGCGCGCCCTGTGGACGGGCTTCGCCGAGCCGCCCAACCTCGAGAACCCGCCCCACGGCATGCTTTACAAGAACGTCGCCAACACGGCCTTCGCGGAGCACGGGAGGCGCCTTTATGCGACCTGGGAGGGCGGCTCGCCGCACGAGATCCGCCTGCCCGACCTCGCCACCGTGGGCGCCGACCATTTCGACGGCCGCCTCGATGGCCCCTTCACCGCGCACCCGAAGGTCGACCTCGTGACGGGCGAGATGATGTTCTTCGGCTATCGCCTCTGGACGCCGATGATCAAATACGGCGTCGTCGCGCCGAGCGGGAAGATCGACCACTACGTCGACATCCCCCTCGAGGTCCCCGTGATGATGCACGACTTCGCCGTCACCGAGCATTACACGATCATCCTCGACCTGCCCCTGACCTTCCGCATGGAGCGCATCGAGCAGGGAAGACCCCCGCTCGCCTTCGAGCGAGAACGACCCGCGCGCTTCGGCATTCTTCCCCGCCGCGGCGACGCCTCGTCCATCCGCTGGTTCGAGCTGCCGTCCTGCTTCATCTTCCACGTCTTCAATGCATATGAAGAGGGCTCGTCCGTGGTCCTCGTCGCGAGCCGCTCGTCCGGCGCCGACGTGATGGGCGGCGCCGAGCCCGGCACGTTCGAAGACGAGGGCGCCCGGACCACGCGCTTCACCTTCGACCTCGAGACGGGCAAGGCACGCGAGGAGAGGCTCGACGACGCCCCCGCAGACTTCCCGCGCATCGACGACCGCTACGCAGGCCGGAAAACCCGCCACGGCCACGCCGTGCGCTTCCTCGCGGACGCGAGGCTCCCCTACGCCGACGCCGTCATCCGCTACGATTTCGATCGCAATCGCTCCGAGACGCACGTCTTCGGCCCCAACCGCTTCGGCGGCGAGATGGTCTTCGCCCCGCGCGTGGGCGCGACGGCGGAGGACGACGGCTACCTCCTCGGCTTCGTTCACGACGAGGGAACCGGACAATCGGAGCTGCTCGTGCTCGACGCGCGCGAGGTCTCCCGCGGCCCGATCGCCCGCGTTGCAATGCCCCGCCGCGTCCCCTACGGCTTCCACAGCCACTGGTCAGCAGCCACGGGTTGA
- a CDS encoding family 2B encapsulin nanocompartment shell protein: protein MAIDEKLVPLPGQPQQLSLGTAQARNLATTTKSPPQMQGITSRWLLKMLQWVQISGGTFRVNRRLTYAVGDGRVTFTNTGARVQVIPQELCELPILRGYDDVEVLNALANRFVQHEYKPGDVIVEQGKPADAIYLIARGKIEKVGTGKYGEQTVLGVIADGDHFSYEALLESQDYWQFTAKAVTPAIVLTLQQSIFDDIIAQSDTLRRHVEQFKARARKPQESGEAAIELAAGHKGEPDLPGTYVDYELHPREYELSVAQTVLRVHTRVADLYNNPMNQVEEQLRLTIEALRERQEHEMINNREIGLLHNADLKQRIHTRSGPPTPDDLDELLSLVWKDPGFFLAHPRTIAAFGQECNRRGVYPQVTDLGGHKVPAWRGIPILPCSKIPVSDTRVSSVLLMRTGLEKQGVVGLHQTGIPDEYQPSLSVRFMGISEKAIMSYLVSAYYSVAVMVPDALAVLENVQIGRSYE, encoded by the coding sequence ATGGCGATTGACGAGAAACTGGTTCCCCTGCCCGGACAGCCGCAGCAGCTCAGCCTCGGGACGGCGCAGGCGCGCAACCTGGCGACGACGACCAAGTCCCCGCCGCAGATGCAGGGCATCACCTCGCGGTGGCTGCTCAAGATGCTGCAATGGGTGCAGATCTCGGGTGGCACCTTCCGCGTGAACCGCCGGCTGACCTATGCCGTGGGCGACGGACGGGTCACCTTCACCAATACCGGCGCCAGGGTGCAGGTCATTCCCCAGGAGCTGTGCGAGCTGCCGATCCTGCGCGGCTACGACGACGTGGAGGTCCTGAACGCCCTCGCCAATCGCTTCGTGCAGCACGAGTACAAGCCCGGCGACGTGATCGTCGAGCAGGGCAAGCCCGCCGATGCGATCTACCTCATCGCCCGCGGCAAGATCGAGAAGGTCGGCACGGGCAAATACGGCGAGCAGACCGTGCTCGGGGTGATCGCCGACGGCGACCATTTCAGCTACGAGGCGCTCCTCGAGTCGCAGGATTACTGGCAGTTCACGGCCAAGGCCGTGACCCCCGCCATCGTGCTCACCCTGCAGCAGTCGATCTTCGACGACATCATCGCCCAGTCGGATACCCTGCGCCGGCACGTGGAGCAATTCAAGGCCCGCGCGCGCAAGCCGCAGGAGTCCGGCGAGGCCGCCATCGAGCTCGCCGCCGGCCACAAGGGCGAGCCCGACCTGCCCGGGACCTACGTCGATTACGAGCTGCACCCCCGCGAGTACGAGCTCAGCGTCGCGCAGACGGTGCTCCGGGTGCATACCCGCGTCGCCGACCTCTACAACAACCCGATGAACCAGGTCGAGGAGCAGCTCCGGCTCACCATCGAGGCCCTGCGCGAGCGGCAGGAGCACGAGATGATCAACAATCGCGAGATCGGCCTGCTCCACAACGCCGACCTGAAGCAGCGCATCCACACCCGCAGCGGCCCGCCCACGCCCGACGATCTCGACGAGCTGCTCTCGCTCGTGTGGAAGGACCCGGGCTTCTTCCTCGCCCACCCGCGCACCATCGCTGCCTTCGGCCAGGAATGCAATCGCCGCGGCGTCTATCCGCAGGTCACCGACCTCGGCGGGCACAAGGTCCCCGCCTGGCGCGGCATTCCCATCCTTCCCTGCAGCAAGATCCCGGTCTCGGACACCCGCGTGAGCTCGGTTCTCCTCATGCGCACCGGCCTGGAGAAGCAGGGCGTGGTCGGCCTGCACCAGACGGGCATCCCCGACGAATACCAGCCGAGCCTGTCGGTGCGATTCATGGGCATCAGCGAGAAGGCCATCATGTCCTACCTCGTCAGCGCCTATTACTCGGTGGCCGTGATGGTCCCCGACGCGCTCGCCGTGCTCGAGAACGTGCAGATCGGGCGCTCCTACGAGTGA
- a CDS encoding family 2 encapsulin nanocompartment cargo protein terpene cyclase: MQPFKLPDFYVPWPARLNPNLEGARVHSKAWAREMGFLGSEEDAKEKAIWTEADLDAHDYALLCAYTHPDAPGPELDLVTDWYVWVFFFDDHFLEIYKRTKDLKGAKAYLDRLPMFMPVDPSTPMPEPTNPVERGLANLWTRTTPGTSEDWRRRFFESSKNLLEESNWELLNINEGRVANPIEYIEMRRKVGGAPWSANLVEHAVFSEIPARVAGTRPLHVLRDTFSDAVHLRNDLFSYQREIEEEGELSNCVLVFERFLGVDPQRAADLVNEVLNSRLYQFENTIFTELPLLFEEYGLNPVERMHVLNYAKGLQDWQSGGHEWHMRSSRYMNGGGAEGSSAAMRVLGGPTGLGTASLNLKPSAAALGLSRWKSFEHVPYQPVGPVALPNFYMPFPLRVNPHLEASRKHVIEWARRMGMLASPPGLAGWGIWSEERLAGFDFALCAAGIRPDASGPELDLNSCWLTWGTYADDSFPAIYNNARDMAGARTFIRRLSSFMPLDGAVPPPPLHPMELGLADLWSRTAPTLSSDGQRRFRRAVEDMLESWLWELANHIQNRIPDPVDYIEMRRATFGSDLTMLLSQLALGDGVPSDIFRTRPMSALTHSAQDFCCLMNDIFSYQKEIQFEGELNNGVLVVQNFLGCTLPEAVQWTNALMTARAQQFEHIVKTELPVLFDDWKLNAQAREKLNAFIKDTENWMAGVLEWHKGTRRYDEPSLHKTPTVGRLIHGPKGLGTSAARIASLFAARDAGSQASTPHAVAHGERPTIPTSLPRSGFSLDTMKGWRDRP; encoded by the coding sequence GTGCAACCGTTCAAGCTACCCGATTTCTACGTGCCGTGGCCGGCGCGATTGAATCCCAACCTCGAGGGCGCGCGCGTGCACTCCAAGGCCTGGGCGCGCGAGATGGGGTTTTTGGGCTCGGAAGAGGACGCGAAAGAGAAAGCGATCTGGACCGAAGCCGATCTCGACGCCCACGACTACGCCCTGCTCTGCGCGTACACCCACCCCGACGCGCCGGGCCCAGAGCTCGACCTCGTCACCGACTGGTACGTCTGGGTCTTCTTCTTCGACGACCATTTCCTCGAGATCTACAAGCGCACCAAGGATCTCAAAGGGGCGAAGGCGTACCTCGACCGGCTGCCCATGTTCATGCCGGTGGATCCTTCCACGCCCATGCCCGAGCCGACCAATCCGGTGGAGCGCGGCCTCGCCAATCTCTGGACGCGCACCACGCCCGGCACCTCCGAGGACTGGCGGCGGCGATTCTTCGAGAGCAGCAAGAACCTGCTCGAGGAGTCGAACTGGGAACTCTTGAACATCAACGAGGGCCGCGTCGCCAATCCGATCGAATACATCGAGATGCGGCGCAAGGTGGGAGGCGCGCCCTGGTCCGCCAACCTCGTGGAGCACGCCGTGTTCTCCGAGATCCCGGCCAGGGTCGCCGGCACCCGGCCGTTGCACGTCCTGCGGGACACCTTCTCCGACGCGGTGCACCTGCGCAACGATCTCTTCTCGTATCAGCGCGAGATCGAGGAGGAGGGCGAGCTGTCCAATTGCGTGCTGGTGTTCGAGCGGTTTCTGGGCGTCGACCCGCAGCGCGCCGCGGACCTCGTCAACGAGGTCCTGAACTCACGGCTCTACCAGTTCGAGAACACCATCTTCACCGAGCTGCCCCTGCTCTTCGAGGAATACGGGCTCAATCCGGTCGAACGAATGCACGTCCTGAACTACGCCAAGGGGCTGCAGGACTGGCAATCGGGCGGGCACGAATGGCACATGCGCTCGAGCCGCTACATGAACGGCGGCGGCGCGGAAGGCTCCTCCGCGGCGATGCGCGTCCTCGGCGGACCGACGGGCCTCGGGACCGCGTCTTTGAACCTCAAGCCCTCCGCGGCCGCGCTCGGCCTGAGCCGGTGGAAGAGCTTCGAGCACGTCCCTTACCAGCCCGTGGGCCCGGTGGCGCTGCCCAATTTCTACATGCCGTTCCCGCTCCGGGTGAACCCGCACCTCGAGGCCTCGCGCAAGCACGTCATCGAATGGGCGCGGCGGATGGGGATGCTCGCATCCCCGCCGGGGCTGGCCGGCTGGGGAATCTGGAGCGAGGAGCGGCTCGCCGGCTTCGACTTCGCCCTCTGCGCGGCGGGCATCCGGCCCGACGCGTCGGGTCCGGAGCTCGACCTCAATTCGTGCTGGCTCACCTGGGGGACCTACGCCGACGATTCCTTCCCGGCGATCTACAACAACGCGCGCGACATGGCCGGCGCGAGGACTTTCATCCGCCGCCTGTCCTCGTTCATGCCGCTCGACGGCGCCGTGCCGCCGCCGCCGCTCCATCCCATGGAGCTCGGCCTCGCCGACCTGTGGTCGCGCACCGCCCCGACCTTGTCCTCCGACGGGCAGCGCCGCTTCCGCCGCGCCGTGGAGGACATGCTCGAGAGCTGGTTGTGGGAGCTCGCCAATCACATCCAGAATCGCATCCCCGATCCGGTCGATTACATCGAGATGCGCCGGGCCACGTTCGGCTCGGATCTCACCATGCTCCTGTCCCAGCTCGCCCTGGGCGACGGGGTCCCCTCCGACATCTTCCGCACCCGGCCGATGTCCGCGCTCACCCATAGCGCCCAGGACTTCTGCTGCCTGATGAACGACATCTTCTCCTACCAGAAGGAGATCCAGTTCGAAGGCGAGCTCAACAATGGCGTGCTGGTGGTGCAGAACTTCCTCGGCTGCACGCTGCCCGAGGCCGTCCAGTGGACCAACGCGCTGATGACCGCCCGGGCGCAGCAGTTCGAGCATATCGTCAAGACCGAGCTCCCCGTGCTCTTCGACGACTGGAAGCTGAACGCGCAGGCCCGCGAGAAGCTGAATGCTTTCATCAAGGACACGGAGAACTGGATGGCCGGCGTGCTCGAGTGGCACAAGGGGACCCGCCGTTACGACGAACCCTCGCTGCACAAAACCCCCACGGTGGGACGGCTGATTCACGGCCCCAAGGGGCTCGGCACCTCGGCGGCACGCATTGCATCCCTGTTCGCCGCGCGTGACGCGGGCTCCCAGGCCAGCACGCCCCACGCCGTCGCGCACGGCGAGCGGCCCACCATACCCACGTCCTTGCCGCGCTCGGGCTTTTCCCTCGATACGATGAAGGGTTGGAGAGATAGACCATGA
- a CDS encoding family 2B encapsulin nanocompartment shell protein, protein MTSPVNPVPPAELVRSQLSLSTAAARNLTTTTKSRPQMAGISPRWLLHVLPWVQVTGGVFRVNRRRTYTVGDGRVTFTQVGPSVRVIPQELGELPMLRGFDDPLVLEDLADRFVQRELQPGEVIVEAGQPADSINLIVYGKVEKLGVGKYGETTVLGTLADGDHFSYQALLESQDFWQFTARTLTPATVLTLQQRDFEAVLRESPALAAHLEQFKARARKPQDKDGQAAIVLAAGHKGEPELPGTFVDYELAPREYELSVAQTILRVHTRVADLYNGPMSQVEEQLRLTIEALRETQEHEMINNREFGLLHNVDHKQRLQTRTGPPTPDDLDELLCRRRKSRYFLAHPRTIAAFGRECSRRGLYPQTAEVNGQIVSAWRNVPILPCNKIPISDTNTSSILVMRTGLDDQGVVGLHQTGIPEEVEPSLNVRFMGISEKAIISYLVSAYYSVAVMIPDALGVLENVELGR, encoded by the coding sequence ATGACCTCGCCTGTGAATCCGGTTCCTCCCGCCGAGCTCGTGCGGTCGCAGCTCAGCCTGAGCACGGCCGCGGCGCGCAACCTGACGACGACCACCAAATCCCGCCCGCAAATGGCGGGGATCAGCCCGCGCTGGCTCTTGCACGTGCTGCCGTGGGTGCAGGTCACGGGCGGCGTCTTCCGCGTGAATCGCCGCCGGACCTACACGGTGGGCGACGGCCGGGTGACCTTCACCCAGGTGGGCCCGAGCGTGCGCGTCATTCCCCAGGAGCTCGGCGAATTGCCGATGCTGCGCGGCTTCGACGACCCGCTGGTGCTCGAGGATCTCGCCGACCGCTTCGTGCAGCGGGAGCTTCAGCCCGGCGAGGTGATCGTCGAGGCGGGCCAGCCCGCCGATTCGATCAACCTCATCGTCTACGGCAAGGTGGAGAAGCTCGGCGTCGGCAAGTATGGCGAGACGACCGTGCTGGGCACCCTCGCCGACGGCGACCATTTCAGCTACCAGGCGCTCCTCGAGTCGCAGGACTTCTGGCAATTCACGGCCCGGACGCTCACGCCGGCCACGGTGCTCACCCTGCAGCAGCGGGATTTCGAGGCCGTGCTCCGCGAGTCCCCGGCGCTCGCGGCGCACCTCGAGCAATTCAAGGCCCGCGCGCGCAAGCCGCAGGACAAGGACGGCCAGGCCGCGATCGTGCTCGCCGCGGGCCACAAGGGCGAGCCCGAGCTGCCCGGGACCTTCGTCGATTACGAACTCGCGCCGCGCGAATACGAGCTGAGCGTCGCCCAGACCATCCTCCGGGTGCACACCCGCGTGGCGGACCTTTACAATGGGCCCATGAGCCAGGTAGAGGAGCAGCTCCGGCTCACCATCGAGGCCCTGCGCGAGACGCAGGAGCACGAGATGATCAACAACCGCGAGTTCGGGCTCCTGCACAACGTCGACCACAAGCAGCGCCTGCAGACCCGCACCGGGCCGCCCACCCCCGACGATCTCGACGAGCTGCTCTGCCGCCGCCGGAAATCGAGATACTTCCTCGCCCACCCCCGCACCATCGCCGCGTTTGGCCGGGAATGCAGCCGCCGCGGGCTCTACCCGCAGACGGCCGAGGTGAACGGGCAGATCGTCTCCGCCTGGCGCAACGTGCCCATCCTGCCCTGCAACAAGATCCCCATCAGCGACACCAACACGAGCTCCATTCTCGTCATGCGCACCGGGCTCGATGATCAGGGCGTGGTCGGCCTGCACCAGACGGGCATTCCGGAGGAGGTCGAGCCGAGCCTCAACGTCCGCTTCATGGGCATCAGCGAGAAGGCCATCATCTCCTACCTCGTCAGCGCATACTACTCCGTGGCCGTCATGATCCCCGACGCGCTCGGCGTCCTCGAGAACGTGGAGCTCGGACGCTAA
- a CDS encoding rhodanese-like domain-containing protein, producing MVRHISPKELAGAIAAGVAVYLIDVRKPWEHERASLPGSLLLPLDELTERADEINPPEGAMVVAYCHRGVRSLSAAVLLERLGIRVSSLRGGIDAWSREVDPAVPRY from the coding sequence GTGGTTCGACACATCTCGCCAAAGGAGCTCGCCGGCGCGATTGCGGCGGGGGTCGCCGTCTACCTCATCGACGTGCGCAAGCCCTGGGAGCACGAGCGCGCGAGCTTGCCCGGCAGCTTGCTCTTGCCCCTCGACGAGCTCACCGAGCGCGCGGACGAGATCAATCCACCCGAGGGCGCGATGGTCGTCGCGTATTGCCACCGCGGCGTGCGGAGCCTGTCGGCGGCGGTCCTGCTCGAGCGGCTCGGCATCCGGGTGTCGTCGCTGCGCGGCGGGATCGACGCCTGGTCGCGCGAGGTCGATCCTGCCGTGCCCCGGTACTGA
- a CDS encoding DUF433 domain-containing protein produces the protein MADASLPRVRVPHPHVRCDARILGGSPHVEGSRVPVRRLWVWHRGGSSVETLLRRYPNLGPARLLDALSFAYDNQDLIEADIAREQALFEKQGGPSVGARPLAQLSLPFDAEEEEDARPMDAAPPKAQPKATPAPAPAPAARADAGKPARKR, from the coding sequence ATGGCAGACGCTAGCCTTCCGCGCGTCCGGGTGCCCCACCCGCACGTGCGCTGCGACGCGAGGATCCTCGGCGGGAGCCCCCATGTGGAGGGCTCGCGCGTTCCCGTGCGGCGGCTCTGGGTGTGGCACCGCGGCGGCTCCTCGGTCGAGACGCTCCTGCGCCGCTACCCGAACCTCGGCCCCGCGCGTCTCCTCGACGCCCTCTCCTTCGCCTACGACAACCAGGATCTCATCGAGGCCGACATCGCGCGAGAGCAGGCGCTCTTCGAAAAGCAGGGAGGGCCCAGCGTGGGAGCCCGTCCTCTTGCGCAGCTCTCCTTGCCCTTCGACGCAGAGGAAGAGGAAGACGCGCGCCCGATGGATGCAGCGCCGCCGAAGGCGCAGCCCAAAGCCACGCCCGCTCCCGCACCCGCGCCTGCGGCTCGCGCAGATGCTGGAAAGCCCGCGCGAAAACGATAG
- the zwf gene encoding glucose-6-phosphate dehydrogenase, with product MSTEANPLREGMPDERTVKPTAFVIFGASGDLTRRKLLPAVYNLASSRLLPGSFALVGVARRPKPDFADEMREAVSKYSRRKPLDEATWSDLGKGIRYVQGDFNDPATYARLAEDLGRLEKERGTQNRVFYLSVAPTEVPAIVKGLCDAKLVVPHSLDADAPYQRVVVEKPFGEDLASARALNRELLACLDERQIYRIDHYLGKETVQNLLVFRFGNTIFEPLWSRQHVSQVQITVAEEIGIEGRGKFYDKVGITRDIVQNHALQILTMMAMEPPSSWDADAVRDEKVKVLRALRPIRGREVLDRTVRAQYAAGAVRGDRVSGYREEPDVDPRSMTETFVAMSLRLDSFRWGGVPFYLRSGKRLAKRCAEVALHFKPLPHRLFRDAAGSTDEPNVLVVRIQPDEGIALRFATKVPGGSMAMRNVAMDFRYGTAFGSSTPEAYERLILDAMRGDATLFTRADEVEAQWGFIDPILNGWREHEAPMASYESGSWGPREADKLLVAGDTWRRP from the coding sequence ATGAGCACCGAGGCAAACCCGCTGCGCGAAGGCATGCCGGACGAGCGCACCGTGAAGCCGACGGCGTTCGTGATCTTCGGCGCGTCCGGCGATCTCACGCGGCGAAAGCTCCTGCCCGCGGTCTACAACCTCGCCTCGAGCCGGCTGCTCCCCGGCAGCTTCGCGCTCGTCGGCGTGGCGCGCCGCCCGAAGCCCGACTTCGCGGACGAGATGCGCGAGGCGGTGTCGAAGTACTCGCGCCGCAAGCCGCTCGACGAGGCGACGTGGAGCGATCTGGGCAAGGGCATCCGCTACGTGCAGGGCGACTTCAACGACCCGGCCACGTACGCGCGCCTCGCCGAGGACCTCGGGCGCCTCGAGAAGGAGCGCGGCACGCAGAACCGCGTCTTCTACCTCTCCGTCGCGCCCACCGAGGTGCCCGCGATCGTGAAAGGTCTGTGCGACGCGAAGCTCGTCGTGCCGCACTCGCTCGACGCCGACGCTCCTTACCAGCGCGTCGTCGTGGAGAAGCCCTTCGGCGAGGACCTGGCGAGCGCGCGCGCCTTGAACCGCGAGCTGCTCGCCTGCCTCGACGAGCGGCAGATCTACCGGATCGATCACTACCTCGGCAAAGAGACGGTGCAGAACCTGCTCGTCTTCCGGTTCGGCAACACGATCTTCGAGCCGCTCTGGTCGCGGCAGCACGTGAGCCAGGTGCAGATCACGGTGGCCGAGGAGATCGGCATCGAGGGGCGCGGCAAGTTCTACGACAAGGTCGGCATCACCCGCGACATCGTGCAGAACCACGCGCTGCAGATCCTCACCATGATGGCCATGGAGCCGCCGTCGTCGTGGGACGCGGACGCGGTGCGCGACGAGAAGGTGAAGGTCCTGCGCGCGCTCCGTCCGATCCGCGGGCGCGAGGTGCTCGATCGGACCGTGCGCGCGCAGTACGCAGCGGGAGCGGTGCGCGGCGATCGCGTGTCGGGCTATCGCGAGGAGCCCGACGTCGATCCGCGCTCGATGACCGAGACCTTCGTCGCGATGTCGCTCCGCCTCGACAGCTTCCGCTGGGGCGGCGTGCCGTTCTACCTGCGCTCCGGCAAGCGCCTCGCCAAGCGGTGCGCCGAGGTCGCGCTGCACTTCAAGCCGCTCCCGCACCGGCTCTTCCGCGACGCGGCGGGATCGACCGACGAGCCCAACGTGCTGGTCGTGCGCATCCAGCCCGACGAGGGCATCGCGCTGCGCTTCGCGACCAAGGTTCCGGGCGGCAGCATGGCGATGCGCAACGTGGCCATGGATTTCCGCTACGGCACCGCCTTCGGATCGAGCACGCCCGAGGCCTACGAGCGGCTGATCCTCGACGCGATGCGCGGGGACGCGACCCTGTTCACGCGCGCCGACGAGGTCGAGGCGCAGTGGGGCTTCATCGATCCGATCCTGAACGGCTGGCGCGAGCACGAGGCGCCGATGGCGAGCTACGAGTCGGGGAGCTGGGGGCCGCGCGAGGCGGACAAGCTGCTCGTCGCGGGCGACACGTGGAGGCGGCCGTGA
- a CDS encoding glucose-6-phosphate dehydrogenase assembly protein OpcA has protein sequence MTVLPVGDAVGRIENELTTFWSSPDEQTGSPMTKVRASTMSFVLSVAASEMPRANETTDKLADTHPGRAFLLAMDGRLAPWEVSYEVRAECRLQGEADPICHDWIEMTFGAMAAERAASVLSALVLPEVPVVAEIGRGAPRTLVNAVVPRADRIIVDSAHTSPARIAEIARATNAPLGDRQFVRTYSWRDLVARFFDDAVGALGSIRSITVGRTPGGATDPAALVIGWLGSRLGWSFEARDRARSAGGEAIAIALRDEPREDLEQGQITGIWIETALGGEPLSLACARCKSARTLYWKCEGARSSAHEVPLGYRDEDWVLVKAIDATEGDRVYRQAILAAADWSGR, from the coding sequence GTGACGGTCTTGCCCGTGGGCGATGCGGTGGGCCGCATCGAGAACGAGCTGACCACGTTCTGGTCCTCGCCCGACGAGCAAACGGGCTCGCCGATGACCAAGGTGCGCGCCTCGACGATGAGCTTCGTCCTGTCCGTCGCCGCGTCCGAGATGCCGCGCGCGAACGAGACCACGGACAAGCTCGCCGACACGCACCCGGGCCGCGCGTTCCTGCTCGCGATGGATGGTCGCCTCGCGCCGTGGGAGGTGAGCTACGAGGTGCGGGCCGAGTGCCGGCTCCAGGGCGAGGCCGATCCCATCTGCCACGACTGGATCGAGATGACTTTCGGCGCGATGGCGGCCGAGCGCGCGGCGTCGGTGCTCAGCGCGCTCGTCCTGCCCGAGGTGCCCGTCGTGGCCGAGATCGGACGCGGCGCGCCGCGGACGCTGGTGAACGCAGTCGTGCCGCGCGCCGATCGGATCATCGTCGACTCGGCGCACACGAGCCCCGCGCGCATCGCCGAGATCGCGCGCGCCACGAACGCCCCCCTCGGCGATCGTCAGTTCGTCAGGACATACTCGTGGCGCGACCTGGTGGCGCGGTTCTTCGATGACGCGGTGGGCGCGCTCGGATCGATCCGCTCGATCACGGTCGGGCGAACGCCGGGCGGCGCGACCGATCCTGCGGCGCTGGTGATCGGCTGGCTCGGCTCGCGGCTCGGCTGGTCCTTCGAGGCGCGGGACAGGGCGCGCTCGGCGGGCGGAGAGGCCATCGCGATCGCGCTGCGCGACGAGCCGCGCGAGGATCTCGAGCAGGGTCAGATCACGGGGATCTGGATCGAGACCGCGCTGGGCGGCGAGCCGCTCTCGCTCGCGTGCGCGCGCTGCAAGTCGGCGAGGACGCTGTACTGGAAGTGCGAGGGCGCGCGCAGCTCGGCGCACGAGGTTCCGCTCGGCTACCGCGACGAGGACTGGGTGCTCGTCAAGGCGATCGACGCGACCGAAGGCGACCGGGTCTACCGCCAGGCGATCCTCGCCGCGGCCGACTGGAGCGGGCGATGA
- the pgl gene encoding 6-phosphogluconolactonase produces MRAGEALVAADENEHTALGAELLARAIDAAVRERGVARVALSGGTTPGATYRKLATMALPFDRIAWYWVDERAGAPDSPRSNFHAARADLGLDRPGAKSAGVFRMEAEDPDLSAAAARYEAHLRRAFGVASAVAFDAMTLGVGDDGHTASLFPGTGAAAIDDRLVAAIEAQPGRGLEARVTLTAPVLREARLVVVLARGDKKRGPLAAAWADGPDDEVPARVLRGAKGKVVWVLDRAASPSG; encoded by the coding sequence ATGAGGGCGGGCGAGGCGCTCGTCGCGGCGGACGAGAACGAGCACACGGCGCTCGGGGCAGAGCTTCTGGCGCGCGCCATCGACGCGGCCGTCCGTGAGCGCGGCGTCGCGCGCGTCGCCTTGTCTGGCGGAACGACCCCGGGCGCGACGTACCGCAAGCTCGCGACCATGGCCCTGCCGTTCGATCGGATCGCGTGGTACTGGGTCGACGAGCGCGCAGGCGCGCCCGACTCTCCGCGCTCGAACTTCCACGCGGCGCGCGCGGATCTCGGGCTCGATCGGCCCGGCGCGAAGAGCGCGGGCGTCTTCCGCATGGAGGCCGAGGATCCGGATCTCTCGGCCGCTGCCGCGCGCTACGAGGCGCATTTGCGGCGCGCGTTCGGCGTCGCGTCCGCCGTCGCGTTCGACGCGATGACGCTCGGCGTGGGCGACGACGGGCACACGGCGTCGCTCTTCCCGGGCACGGGCGCGGCGGCGATCGACGATCGGCTCGTGGCGGCGATCGAGGCGCAGCCTGGGCGCGGGCTCGAGGCGCGCGTCACGCTGACCGCGCCGGTGCTCCGCGAGGCGCGGCTCGTCGTGGTGCTCGCGCGCGGGGACAAAAAGCGCGGCCCGCTGGCGGCGGCGTGGGCGGATGGCCCGGACGACGAGGTGCCCGCGCGCGTGCTGCGCGGCGCCAAGGGCAAGGTGGTCTGGGTGCTCGACCGGGCCGCGTCTCCGTCCGGATAG